The following proteins are co-located in the Primulina tabacum isolate GXHZ01 chromosome 11, ASM2559414v2, whole genome shotgun sequence genome:
- the LOC142519464 gene encoding putative xyloglucan endotransglucosylase/hydrolase protein 8, with amino-acid sequence MEKRAYLFLSLLVFTANLLAILGPFSEAAESTGSFDDNFSKTCPETNFKTSEDGQIWYLSLDKQAGCGFMTKQRYRFGWFSMKLKLVGGDSAGVVTAYYMCTENAAGPERDELDFEFLGNRTGQPYIIQTNVYKNGTGNREMRHSLWFDPTEDYHEYAFLWNNEQILFVVDQVPIRVYKNTNYTNSFFPNQKPMYLFSSIWNADDWATRGGLEKTDWKKAPFVSSYTNFVADGCQWVDPYPACVSTTTEHWWDQYNAWHLSENQNMDYAWVQRNLVIYDYCKDTKRFATLPEECWLNESIN; translated from the exons ATGGAGAAAAGGGCTTATCTTTTTCTCTCTCTTCTAGTCTTCACCGCCAATCTTCTTGCCATACTTGGTCCATTTTCAGAGGCCGCAGAGTCAACAGGTTCATTCGATGATAATTTCAGCAAGACTTGTCCTGAGACTAACTTCAAGACTTCTGAAGATGGGCAGATCTGGTATCTTTCCTTGGATAAACAAGCAG GTTGCGGGTTTATGACAAAGCAGAGATACAGATTCGGTTGGTTCAGCATGAAACTCAAACTTGTTGGAGGAGATTCAGCTGGAGTGGTCACTGCTTATTAT ATGTGCACTGAAAATGCGGCAGGGCCGGAGAGGGATGAGCTAGACTTTGAGTTCTTGGGGAATAGAACAGGGCAACCTTACATTATACAGACAAACGTGTACAAAAATGGAACTGGTAACCGCGAGATGAGACATAGTTTGTGGTTCGACCCCACCGAGGATTATCACGAGTACGCCTTTCTGTGGAACAATGAACAAATACT ATTTGTTGTGGATCAAGTTCCTATCAGAGTATACAAGAACACGAACTACACAAACAGCTTCTTCCCCAACCAGAAGCCGATGTACTTATTTTCGAGCATCTGGAACGCGGATGACTGGGCAACGAGAGGTGGTCTAGAGAAAACAGACTGGAAAAAAGCACCATTTGTGTCATCTTACACCAATTTCGTGGCGGATGGGTGTCAATGGGTGGACCCTTATCCCGCCTGTGTATCCACCACCACGGAACATTGGTGGGATCAGTACAATGCGTGGCACCTCTCGGAGAATCAGAACATGGATTACGCTTGGGTGCAGAGGAACCTCGTGATATACGATTATTGTAAGGATACTAAAAGGTTCGCCACATTGCCTGAGGAGTGTTGGCTGAATGAATCCATCAACTGA
- the LOC142518309 gene encoding thiamine thiazole synthase 2, chloroplastic-like: MAAMATTFTSPLSKTGFLDNKNSFHGCVIPTRDAQPIKSTRRNIPISMSATLSYNLENFKFNPIKESIVSREMTRRYMTDMITFADTDVVVVGAGSAGLSCAYELSKNPSINIAIIEQSVSPGGGAWLGGQLFSAMVVRKPAHKFLDELEIEYDEQEDYVVIKHAALFTSTIMSKLLARPNVKLFNAVAAEDLIVKGGRVAGVVTNWALVSMNHDTQSCMDPNVMESKVVVSSCGHDGPFGATGVKRLKSIGMIDNVPGMKALDMNTAEDAIVRLTREIVPGMIVTGMEVAEIDGAPRMGPTFGAMMISGQKAAHLALKVLGRPNALDGSNSEVKTDQPEFTLASMPSDETVDA, encoded by the exons ATGGCAGCCATGGCCACTACCTTCACCTCTCCTCTTTCCAAGACTGGGTTTCTGGATAACAAGAACTCTTTCCATGGATGCGTCATCCCCACTCGTGATGCTCAACCCATCAAATCGACCCGGCGGAACATACCAATTTCCATGTCCGCTACCTTGTCGTACAACCTCGAAAACTTTAAGTTCAATCCCATTAAAGAATCCATCGTCTCCCGCGAGATGACCAGGCGTTACATGACGGATATGATCACCTTTGCCGACACCGACGTCGTCGTCGTCGGCGCCGGGTCTGCTGGTCTCTCCTGCGCCTATGAGCTCAGCAAGAACCCCAGCATCAACATAGCTATCATTGAACAATCCGTTAGCCCAGGTGGTGGCGCTTGGCTCGGCGGCCAGTTGTTCTCTGCCATGGTCGTCCGCAAGCCAGCACACAAGTTCCTTGACGAACTTGAAATCGAGTATGACGAGCAGGAAGACTACGTTGTGATCAAGCACGCCGCTCTTTTCACCTCCACCATCATGAGCAAACTCCTGGCGCGGCCCAATGTGAAGCTGTTCAACGCGGTGGCGGCCGAGGATTTGATCGTGAAGGGGGGGAGAGTGGCTGGAGTGGTCACAAACTGGGCTTTGGTTTCAATGAACCACGACACACAGTCGTGCATGGACCCGAACGTGATGGAGTCGAAAGTGGTGGTGAGTTCTTGCGGCCACGACGGTCCCTTCGGCGCCACTGGGGTGAAGAGATTGAAGAGCATTGGAATGATTGACAACGTCCCCGGCATGAAGGCCCTGGATATGAACACAGCTGAAGACGCCATTGTTAGGCTTACGAGGGAAATTGTTCCTGGGATGATCGTTACAGGAATGGAAGTTGCAGAGATTGATGGAGCCCCAAGAATG GGTCCAACGTTTGGGGCAATGATGATATCTGGACAAAAGGCTGCCCACCTGGCATTGAAAGTTCTGGGGCGGCCAAATGCGTTGGATGGTTCAAACAGTGAAGTGAAAACTGATCAGCCTGAATTCACTCTAGCCTCGATGCCATCTGATGAGACTGTGGATGCATAA
- the LOC142518300 gene encoding uncharacterized protein LOC142518300 gives MVCEKCEKKLSKVIVPDKWKEGAHNTTEGGGRKVNENKLLSKKHRWTPYGQTKCVICKQQVHQDGKYCHTCAYSKGVCAMCGKQVIDTKFYKQSNA, from the exons ATGGTGTGCGAGAAGT GTGAGAAGAAGTTGTCGAAGGTGATAGTGCCGGACAAGTGGAAGGAAGGGGCACACAATACCACAGAAGGTGGTGGCCGTAAGGTTAACGAGAACAAACTCCTTTCCAAGAAACACAG GTGGACACCATATGGACAAACAAAGTGCGTTATCTGTAAGCAGCAAGTACATCAGGATGGCAAATATTGTCACACATGCGCATACAGTAAAG GGGTATGCGCAATGTGTGGGAAGCAAGTAATCGACACCAAGTTCTACAAGCAAAGCAATGCATAA
- the LOC142517889 gene encoding putative dolichyl-diphosphooligosaccharide--protein glycosyltransferase subunit 3B produces MAISLTSCVAVFLLLLLRLLTSHALSSSDSVVSDLSALQSQSSTGVIHLTDPLLRRILALPTPRPFHFLIFFDAKQLHSKPELSLPTLKNEFSLVSSTFQSNKPNQKSLFFFEIEFGESQVSFAQFGIKSLPHIRLVPPSAADLKADTIQMEASDFSRLAESMAELIESRTKLSVGPINRPPVVSKKQIFLAVAVVLIWTPFFLKKLIVRNTFLHDKNIWMAGAIFVYFFSVSGAMFNIIRKMPMFMMDRQDPGKLVFFYQGSGMQLGAEGFSVGFLYTIVGLLLAFVTHAMVRLRNRAVQRVLMIFVLFTSFWAVKKVVFLDNWKTGYGIHGYWPSSWR; encoded by the coding sequence ATGGCGATCTCTTTAACCTCTTGTGTCGCCGtcttcctcctcctcctcctccgtcTCCTCACATCTCATGCCCTCTCCTCGTCAGACTCCGTTGTTTCTGACCTGTCTGCCCTCCAGTCGCAGTCCTCAACCGGCGTCATCCACCTAACCGACCCACTCCTCCGCCGCATCCTCGCCTTACCCACCCCTCGTCCCTTCCACTTTCTCATCTTTTTCGACGCAAAACAGCTCCACTCCAAGCCTGAGCTCTCTCTTCCAACTCTTAAAAACGAATTCTCCCTTGTCTCCTCCACTTTCCAATCCAATAAACCTAACCAGAAATCCCTCTTTTTCTTCGAAATCGAATTCGGAGAATCTCAGGTTTCTTTTGCTCAATTCGGGATTAAATCTCTTCCTCACATCCGTCTAGTCCCTCCGTCGGCCGCTGACTTAAAAGCAGACACGATCCAAATGGAGGCCTCCGATTTTTCCAGATTGGCTGAATCCATGGCCGAGTTAATTGAGTCCAGGACTAAGCTCTCCGTTGGTCCCATTAATCGCCCTCCTGTAGTTTCCAAAAAACAAATCTTTTTGGCAGTCGCTGTTGTATTGATTTGGACTCCttttttcttgaagaaattgATTGTCAGGAATACTTTCTTGCATGATAAGAATATATGGATGGCTGGAGCCATTTTTGTTTACTTCTTCAGCGTTTCAGGGGCGATGTTTAACATAATCAGGAAGATGCCAATGTTCATGATGGACAGGCAAGATCCGGGGAAATTAGTTTTCTTTTACCAGGGCTCAGGGATGCAGCTAGGGGCCGAGGGATTTTCTGTCGGATTCTTATATACAATCGTGGGCCTCTTGCTGGCGTTCGTGACTCACGCCATGGTTAGGCTGAGGAATAGGGCTGTGCAGAGAGTGTTGATGATTTTTGTGCTTTTTACATCTTTCTGGGCGGTGAAGAAGGTGGTTTTCTTGGACAATTGGAAAACGGGGTATGGTATTCACGGTTATTGGCCTTCTAGCTGGCGGTGA
- the LOC142519337 gene encoding pentatricopeptide repeat-containing protein At4g21170: MSRTKKYINLTESKRFSIAVTNPINNWRIQIKQTQLVSQASAILLQRHAKFWTPLLKTLNLSSNFTPYLFHQIFKRIETRPQLCLQFFKWVCTNIDFTPDLKTRCRLTRILFDSGLSKLGKPILDSLVQDHPPAVIVHLLIQSRKGVGFHSVSLVLKYVAECYCSKQMYLQSLQIYKKAAEYGVELTVGTCNALLNLLVDKNELRIAWCFYASMTRNGVSGDQFTWFLIARILCKHGKFERVSRILDMGIYTPAMFNLMIDNCSKRGDFEAAFDHLNKMCSKRIEPSLNTYGSMLDGACKFRDTEMIERVLHLILEKGYLPEPRGSDYDLIIQKLCDLGATYAVDLFLKKVYDEKIELQHSTYGCMLGALLSEQGRVRDAIKLYNIIQEKEILLTEICYNKFVAVLCQENPSQDTSKLLIDITRGELCPATIELSKYISKLCSVGRWREAEELLNLILDQGCLIDSSTCGSFFKHYCYNRQLDSAILLHDKMKGLKGVLEIATYNVFLAALLREKRIEEATKVFGYMKTCELLSSESFTLMIIGLCRENELKKAMKLHDEMLVLGYKPDRKTYKRLISGFR; this comes from the coding sequence ATGAGCAGAACAAAAAAGTATATAAATCTCACTGAATCCAAACGCTTCTCAATTGCAGTAACAAATCCGATTAACAATTGGAGGATCCAAATAAAGCAAACCCAATTAGTTTCACAAGCCTCCGCTATCCTCTTGCAAAGACACGCCAAATTCTGGACTCCACTGCTCAAAACCCTCAATCTTTCCTCCAATTTTACCCCATACCTCTTCCACCAAATCTTTAAGAGAATCGAAACCCGACCTCAATTATGTCTTCAATTCTTTAAATGGGTGTGTACGAATATTGATTTCACCCCGGACCTCAAGACTCGGTGCAGGCTGACCCGAATACTGTTCGACTCCGGATTGTCGAAACTTGGAAAACCGATTCTAGATTCACTTGTTCAAGACCACCCGCCAGCCGTGATTGTGCATTTATTGATTCAATCGCGCAAAGGTGTTGGTTTTCACAGCGTTTCCCTTGTTCTGAAATATGTTGCTGAATGCTATTGCAGTAAACAAATGTATTTGCAAAGTTTACAGATATATAAGAAAGCTGCGGAATATGGGGTTGAGTTGACTGTAGGTACTTGCAATGCTTTGCTGAATTTGTTGGTTGATAAAAATGAGCTAAGAATTGCTTGGTGCTTTTATGCTTCAATGACTAGAAACGGGGTTTCAGGAGATCAGTTCACTTGGTTTTTGATTGCGAGAATTTTATGTAAACATGGGAAATTTGAGAGAGTTTCCAGGATTTTAGATATGGGTATCTACACTCCCGCGATGTTTAATTTGATGATTGATAACTGTAGCAAAAGAGGGGATTTTGAAGCAGCATTTGATCATCTAAACAAAATGTGCAGCAAAAGAATCGAGCCGAGTTTAAATACTTACGGTTCAATGCTTGATGGGGCATGTAAATTTCGAGATACAGAAATGATTGAAAGGGTTTTGCATTTAATATTGGAAAAGGGATATCTCCCAGAACCAAGAGGTTCAGATTATGATTTGATAATTCAGAAACTGTGTGATTTGGGAGCTACTTATGCCGTGGATTTGTTTCTCAAGAAAGTTTATGATGAGAAGATCGAGCTACAGCATTCTACTTATGGATGTATGCTTGGAGCATTATTATCCGAGCAAGGCAGGGTGAGAGATGCAATCAAGTTGTATAATATCATACAGGAAAAGGAAATTTTACTTACTGAGATTTGTTACAATAAGTTTGTGGCTGTTCTTTGCCAGGAAAATCCATCACAAGATACAAGCAAATTGTTAATAGATATAACAAGAGGAGAGTTATGTCCTGCCACCATTGAACTTTCTAAGTACATTAGCAAATTGTGTTCGGTAGGTCGATGGAGGGAAGCGGAGGAgctcttgaatttgattttggatcAAGGGTGTTTAATTGATTCGAGTACTTGTGGCTCTTTTTTTAAGCACTATTGCTATAACCGACAACTCGATTCGGCAATTTTGTTGCATGATAAGATGAAAGGATTGAAGGGTGTGTTAGAAATAGCAACGTACAATGTATTTCTTGCAGCGCTACTGAGAGAGAAGAGAATCGAAGAGGCAACCAAGGTGTTCGGTTACATGAAAACATGCGAACTGTTGAGTAGTGAAAGTTTTACACTTATGATAATTGGTCTGTGTCGTGAAAATGAACTGAAGAAAGCCATGAAATTACATGATGAAATGCTAGTATTAGGGTATAAACCTGATAGAAAAACATACAAGAGATTGATTTCTGGGTTTAGGTAA